One genomic segment of Hevea brasiliensis isolate MT/VB/25A 57/8 chromosome 3, ASM3005281v1, whole genome shotgun sequence includes these proteins:
- the LOC110646279 gene encoding L-type lectin-domain containing receptor kinase IV.1-like: MKKNWSRQAQAMLFKAVLLVCLLVCLAASQDLSFRYNGFRSANLSVDGIAEITSSGLLRLTNDTKQEKGHAFFPNPITFKNTNGSVFTFSTTFVFAIVPEIASISGHGIAFVIAPTKGLRGSLPSQYLGLFNKTNNGNDTNHVFAVELDTIYSSEFDDINDNHVGIDINGLTSEESAPAGYHTNSSGRLANLTLASSQPMQIWVEYDGTQKQLNITLAAINMGKPSIPLLSVALDLSPYLLDTMYVGFSSSTGSVLTSHYVLGWSYNMNGQAQALDLAQLPKLPRIGPKERSKFLTIGVPTISVSVVFIVISGLVYFIRRKRKFAEVFEDWERDYGPHRFKYKDLYIATKGFRDKELLGSGGFGRVYRGVLPSSKIEIAVKKVSHETRQGMKVFVAEIVSIGRLRHRNLVTLLGYCRRKGELLLVYDYMLNGSLDKYLYDQPRVTLNWSQRFRVIKGVASGLFYLHEEWEQVVIHRDVKASNVLLDGELKGRLGDFGLARLYDHGTDPQTTHVVGTLGYLAPEHTRTGKATTKTDVYAFGTFLLEVACGRRPIERREQAEDAILLDWVFSFWVKGEIIEARDQNLGPDYIPEEVELVLKLGLLCSHSVPEVRPSMRQVLQFLDRDIPLPELSSLGLSASGLTFAHPEGFSDYAMSYPSSMNMAFSHSSSVAESLLSGGR; the protein is encoded by the coding sequence ATGAAGAAAAATTGGTCTAGGCAAGCGCAAGCCATGTTATTCAAAGCAGTCCTTTTGGTGTGCCTCTTAGTTTGCTTAGCAGCTTCCCAAGATCTCAGTTTCCGCTACAATGGCTTTCGATCCGCCAATCTAAGCGTTGATGGTATAGCTGAGATCACCTCTAGTGGCCTTCTGAGGCTCACCAATGACACAAAGCAGGAAAAGGGTCACGCCTTTTTTCCGAACCCAATAACTTTCAAGAACACAAATGGCTCTGTTTTCACCTTTTCTACTACCTTTGTCTTTGCTATTGTACCTGAAATTGCGAGTATTAGTGGTCATGGGATTGCCTTTGTGATTGCACCAACAAAAGGGCTCCGTGGATCTCTTCCCAGCCAGTACCTTGGGCTGTTTAATAAGACCAACAATGGTAATGATACCAACCATGTTTTTGCAGTGGAGCTTGACACCATCTATAGCAGCGAATTCGATGATATCAATGATAATCATGTTGGAATAGATATTAATGGGTTAACGTCTGAGGAATCTGCCCCAGCAGGATATCATACTAATTCCAGCGGTAGGCTCGCAAACTTGACCCTTGCTAGCAGCCAACCAATGCAAATTTGGGTGGAATATGATGGTACGCAGAAGCAACTTAATATCACTTTAGCTGCGATTAATATGGGTAAACCCAGTATTCCACTTTTGTCTGTAGCTCTTGATCTGTCACCATACTTGCTAGATACCATGTACGTTGGTTTCTCATCATCCACAGGCTCTGTCCTAACATCTCACTATGTATTGGGTTGGAGCTATAATATGAATGGCCAAGCTCAAGCGCTAGATCTTGCTCAACTTCCTAAGCTTCCACGAATTGGACCTAAGGAGAGATCAAAATTTCTAACCATTGGGGTGCCCACAATTTCTGTAAGTGTGGTTTTCATAGTAATCTCAGGTTTAGTTTATTTCATAAGAAGGAAAAGGAAGTTTGCAGAAGTGTTTGAAGATTGGGAGCGTGACTATGGGCCTCACAGATTCAAATACAAGGATTTGTACATCGCCACTAAAGGATTTAGGGACAAGGAACTATTGGGTAGTGGTGGATTTGGTAGGGTTTATAGAGGAGTGTTGCCATCCTCCAAGATTGAGATTGCAGTAAAAAAGGTGTCCCATGAAACAAGACAAGGAATGAAGGTTTTTGTAGCAGAAATTGTTAGTATTGGTCGGCTTCGTCACCGGAACCTAGTAACGCTCTTGGGCTATTGCCGGCGCAAAGGAGAACTACTTTTGGTCTATGATTACATGCTCAATGGAAGTCTGGACAAGTACCTGTATGATCAACCAAGGGTTACCCTGAATTGGAGCCAAAGATTTAGAGTCATAAAAGGTGTAGCTTCAGGGCTGTTTTATCTGCATGAAGAATGGGAACAAGTTGTGATTCACAGAGATGTCAAGGCTAGCAATGTCTTGCTAGATGGTGAATTAAAAGGTAGATTGGGAGATTTTGGCCTTGCTAGATTATATGACCATGGAACAGATCCTCAAACTACCCATGTTGTTGGTACTCTTGGTTATCTTGCACCTGAACACACTCGAACTGGAAAGGCCACAACAAAGACTGATGTGTATGCCTTTGGTACCTTTTTACTTGAGGTTGCTTGTGGTAGAAGGCCAATAGAGCGAAGAGAACAAGCAGAGGATGCAATCTTGCTTGATTGGGTGTTCTCCTTCTGGGTCAAAGGTGAAATTATTGAGGCCAGAGATCAAAATTTGGGCCCAGATTATATACCAGAAGAAGTGGAATTGGTGTTAAAACTTGGTTTGTTGTGTTCACATTCAGTGCCTGAAGTTAGACCAAGCATGCGCCAAGTTCTGCAGTTCTTAGATCGGGATATTCCTCTTCCAGAATTGTCATCGCTTGGCCTCTCTGCGAGTGGCCTAACATTTGCACACCCTGAAGGTTTTAGCGATTACGCCATGTCCTATCCTTCTTCCATGAACATGGCATTCTCGCATTCATCTTCTGTAGCAGAGTCCCTTCTTTCAGGGGGCCGCtga